The genomic region ttGCATGACAAAGCACGACAGCACAATAacattttagtacttgtgtctaaacgtaaaacagttataaagcaagcatgtgtctcaccccaaaagttataaatagttaagtaaacagtaaaagtggggctatgaaaattaccttaaatagcagttgaagtattccacgcaagaaggaaagtaaagcaagtaagtgatatggatatcaacctagaggtataacgtttgattagttaatgtctaacttgacataaagtatgtttattaatatagcaactatattgacagtgacggttttcgagaaaagtttctatttctcaaaagtttctatttttggaaacctactatttatggaaagcttccacttatagtaagcttctagtttaagaatgttcgggttataattcttaacaaatatgttgtacaatctcgcccaaacttggtcgctaacatgcaagtcactcgaatgatctattgttaccgagcggcccaggatctcttgaccagaatctaagtcttggcattcgagatccacaagcgttccataatggtaacaaggatcaccctaggccataagtagcggtgatgtttgtagtctttgtatgctatctttaattataaccttcacgttaggtgcgtatatacatatatattcattaattcgattttaattataatttcaatatattaattcataaaaatacttttataatttttagtaacatatattactaattataacatgttatttattttaattttaattgcatataatttataacattatttacatgtttgggtaaaaaaaataaaccgaagtaaatagtaaaaagtaaaaagtaaaaagtaaaaagtaaaaagtaaaaagtaaaaagtaaaaagtaaaaaaagaatacttactagtagtaatttttcaaagagagaatgagagaaattttggtgtgagtttgaatgagaaatgaggggtatttatacttaaaaaattatgtaaaaagaataaaataattaaaagaaaaagaaatattttgatttttaatgggattttaaaatttaaaagtattaaatgttaggtaatgtgataatgcacaaaataaaataataaaagtagtttttcattataatttttaattaaaaagtaatttatttatttatttattttatttttttaaaaaaatttgtttattttaaggattatatatatatatatatatatatatatacatatatatatatatattttttaaataaataaattgatttagtacttttccaagaatatttgtcaatatttttttatttttatataattaataaatacgaatttcgatattttgtatttttaataataattatgattttaattattaaactatacttttagtaagtttgtaaatattattacatttatatataattgaatttattatatagttaaatatataatacattaactaaataataaaagtgatacaaagtttatatacttagttaaattatgtcaaattatataaattaataatatattatttatttaagcgtacgttgttgactaaaaagtactattcggtcaatatttaattgtatataacaacccttaatacatatagtcaggcagataacctatggttaattcagtaaatttagaagtcgaaaagtgagggttgttatagtacctcgccgttaataaaaacttcgtccctaaattttaggtagacttctcagatgcatcagcggttgagaagagatggggatatttctgtttcatttggtcttcacgttcccaggtatactcggggatacgtcgtgaattccaacagatcttaacaataggtatggtgctttgtttcaagcgtttagcagatcggtccatgacttctacgggttcctctatgaagtgcattttatcatcaatgcgaatgtcatccaaaggaataacgagagtgtcatcagtgagacactttttaagattcgagacatgaaatacgtcgtgtacgctgctaagttcagcaggtaattctaatcgataagccacgggtccgattctttcagtaatcttgaagggtccaacaaaacgcggacttagtttgcttcgtttaccaaaacgaacgatgcctttccaaggggatactttcaacatgactttgtcactaacttggaattccaaatctttccgacctttattaacatagctcttctgtcggctacgggcagtttctattcgtttcttaatctgaactatcttttcggttgtctcgtgtatgatttcatgaccggttaactgtctgtcctctaatttatcccagcacagtggggatctacattttcgtccgtataaggcctcaaaaggtgcagccttaatacttgagtgataactattattgtaagagaattcaaccaaaggcaaatgtctatcccagcctttgccgaagtcgataacacaagcacggaGCATATCTaccaacgtttgaatggttcgttcactttgaccatcggtttgcagatgataagtagtactcatgtcgagttgagttccaagagcagtttgtaaggatttccagaatctagaagtgaatctactgtcgcgatcggatatgattgatataggaacaccatgacgagagataatttgtttgatatacagttgtgacaatctctccatcttgtcggtctccttgatcggtaagaaatgagcagatttagtaagacgatctactatgacccatatagtatcattgccactagaagtcttgggcaatttagtaataaagtccatagcgatacattcccacttctacTGCGGAATATCCAGTTGTTGctgtaaaccagacggcttttgatgctcggccttaacttttaaacaagtaagacacttgctcacatattcagcaatatcagatttcagattaggccaccaataaaattctttcacatcgtgatacatcttactagagcatgggtgaatagaatatctagtcttatgtgcttcatccaagactagattTCGCAGATTTAGGAATTGAGGAACCCATATACGGTTGTTGTAGTACCGTGTTCTGTTCTCCTTGATTTGTAATTGGTTTTCAAATCCTGAAGGTCCTTCATGTTTGATATTTTCTTGCTTTATAGCTTCTAGTTGTGCTTCCCGAATTTTAGCTGTCAGATTTGTTTGAATGATCATATTCAAAGCTCGCACTCAGATAGGCTTGACTCGATCCTTTCGACTGAGTGCATCAGCAATAatatttgccttaccaggatggtacttgagttcacagttgtagtcatttagtaattcgacccaacgtctttgtctcatgttcagttgcttttgatcaaacatgtgctggagactcttatgatcggtgaatatggtgaatttgattccataaagatagtgtcgccACATCTTTAATGCGAATACTACAGCTCCTAGTTCCAAGTCGTGGGTAGTATAGTACTTCTCATGCTTCTTaaattgtctggatgcatatgcaatgactttctggcgttgcattaacacacacccaaaaccttggtttgaagcatcacaatagactacgaaGTCTCCAGTTCCGTCGGGTAGTGATAAGATTGGAGAGGTAGTCAACTTTTCTTTCAGGGTCTGAAACGCAGATTCCTGTTCAatagaccactcaaacttcttatccttatgagtcaacttggtgagtggtttggcaagaatggagaaatctttgataaatctccgatagtaaccggcaagtcctaggaactgacgaatgtgTTTTGCGTTCTTAGGTgtttcccagttctgaatagccaaGATCTTCGCGGGGtcaacatgtattccattactgttAACTACATGCCCCAAAAACTGACACTTAGCATACAACTGTTCCTTCTTTAATAACTCAGAATTTGTCAgaggtgttgttcatgttctttctcATTCTTAGAGTAGATTAGAatatcatcgataaaaacaatcacaaacttatcgagataaggcttgcatacacggttcatgagatccatgaacacagcaggagcgttagttaacccaaagggcattaccaaaaattcgtaatgtccgtaacgagtccggaaggcaGTCTTGGAAACATCGGATTCCTTAACTTTAAGTTGATGATATCCAGATCTCAGGTCAATCTTGGAATAGATGCTTGATCCTTGtaactgatcaaacaagtcatcgattctagggagaggataacaattcttgacggtcaacttgtttagttcgcgatagtcgatacacatcctcattgaaccatctttctttttgacgaacaatataggtgctccccacggtgatgagctaggacgaatgaatcctttCTCCAGAAGCTCTTGTAGTTGCATAGATAGCTCTTTCATTTCTGATGGAGCTAGTTGGTATGGtccctttgcaataggtgcagcaccgggtatcaaatcgatttgaaactcaacttgtctttgtggtggaagaccagggagttcatcaggaaaaacttcaggaaagtcTTTAACAATAAGAACGTCTTCAATACGCCGTTCATCTGGCTTGACTTCCTTTATGTGAGCCAAAATAGCTTGACATCCTTTCATAAGGTACTTTCAGGTTTTGATGCATGAGATAAGATTAAGTTTGGAACCACTCTTATCTCCTTGGATAACAAGAATTTCACCAGTTTCGAGAGGAATATTAATTGTCTTATCAAAACACTGGATACCCACTTTCATCggggataaccaatccatccctaagACTACATCAAATCTTCCTAGTTCAACAGGCAATAAGTCAACCTTGAAGTTTTTATTGGCTAGAGTCAGATTACATTCCTTGTACATCCGGTCAACTTTTATAAATTTCCTGTTGGCCATTTCTACAAGACACTTAGTGTCTAAGTTTTGAGGGTTCTCATCAAATAAGGCACAgaattcagtagacacataacttctatcagcaccagtatcgaataaaacagAAGCATAGCAGTTGTTGACAAGAAATGTACCAGTAATGACGTCATCGTCGTCCCTAGCTTCTTCAGCAGTCATGACGAATGCTCTTCCCTTAGCATTACCAGTTGTTGCAGTATTGTTCTTAGGGCAGTTGGTTTTGTAATGCCCCTTTTCCCCATAACAGAAACAAGTAGGCCCGGTTTGATTTGTATTTATAGTAGGCAGACCAACCTTGCAATTCTTGGCTGAGTGACCAATCTTCTTACATTTTCCGCACACAGCAGTGCAAAACCCATAATGATGCCTATCACAGTGATTACATAGCGGCTTTGTTCCAATATAACCACTTTTTATAGTATCACCAACCTTCTTGTTTGAATTCTGACATGTACCTTGAGTAGGCTCAAACTTTCTTTTTTTATCAGTAGCCTTCACTTCGGTCTGTTTTTCCTTGGCATTTCTTCTCACAGCCATAACCAGATTTTGAGTCATCAACATCGTAGTCTCAATAGTTTCTTTACCAGCAGCTATAACATTCCcctgaatctgaggaggaagaccgATGATATACTTTTCAATCTTCTTGCTTTCAGGAGTAACCATACTAGGGCATAGAGCAGCTAGCTCCAGAAATCGGTTGCTGTATTCTTCAACTTCAAGATTTTTCATTCTTAACTCCCAGAATTCGACTTCAAATTTCAGGACTTGATTCCTGGGACAATACTTACCAGCCAGCATGGTTTTTAATGTTTCCCATGGTATGGCTAGGGCAGCAGTCCATCCAACTGTACCAGCAtatgcagtccaccaagttaaagctccACCAGATAGATTTCCAGTAGCATACTTGACCTTGTCAGCTTCACCGCAGTTACACAAACGAAAcacagattccatcttttcgaaccagcgGTTTAgttcaattggtccttcggttcctttaTAGCTTGGTGGCTTACAATTCATAAATTCTTTATGTGAGCATGAATTCGGAGAGTTTCGATTtccgttgttgttgttttgattattgttgCTGCCTTGAGCGGCAACAAGGAGTTGTTGAAATTACTCATTTGTGAGAGTAACGTTATGAGAGTTGATGTTGTTACTTGGTTGTTGTTCTCCAGCCattgttcttcaatacataattatagtattagttgaagagttatggtgtaataattataatatgtaaTTATCATCAATAATAATCACATAATCACACACATATGACAAGATAAGTCAAGACATATAAAAACAACCACTTAACTTGTTATTAACAACAAATGGATAAATCATCCTTattacacatagaaggaaatgagAAGTACGATAGACAATGCCTTTACATAAATGAAATAGACATAATGGACGAAACGAAAATCCTGAGGATTATCAGTCCTTCATTGAAATGGAGGGTTTGTGTTGATCCTTTTTCCCATTCGGGTATTAATGCTTGTGGTGGCCTACTCCTCCACATATATTGCAAGTAGGAATGGTTGCATTAGCTTTGGTTGCAGAAGTTTGAGTTGTGGGAATCGTAACTCTACAATTTTTGGCTATGTGACCCACTTTCTTAAATTTGGAGCACATAGCGTTACATTTCCCAAGGTGATGTTCCTTACACCTTTGGCAACAAGGAAGGGTTCCTTTATAGCGTTTGTCGGGTTCACCCTTAGAGTCTTTTTGCTCTatctcttcccactttcttttagcaTCTCCTTTCCTCCCAAGTTTATTAATTAGCTGGTTTtccatatgataatgctaaaaacgaacatatatttcatagcattattcctcaagaaagacaagcttttagttgcaattgttctatttacaagtgatattcgtttaaataataaaaggtgaagacaaaagac from Rutidosis leptorrhynchoides isolate AG116_Rl617_1_P2 chromosome 9, CSIRO_AGI_Rlap_v1, whole genome shotgun sequence harbors:
- the LOC139867953 gene encoding uncharacterized protein; the protein is MESVFRLCNCGEADKVKYATGNLSGGALTWWTAYAGTVGWTAALAIPWETLKTMLAGKYCPRNQVLKFEVEFWELRMKNLEVEEYSNRFLELAALCPSMVTPESKKIEKYIIGLPPQIQGNVIAAGKETIETTMLMTQNLVMAVRRNAKEKQTEVKATDKKRKFEPTQGTCQNSNKKVGDTIKSGYIGTKPLCNHCDRHHYGFCTAVCGKCKKIGHSAKNCKVGLPTINTNQTGPTCFCYGEKGHYKTNCPKNNTATTGNAKGRAFVMTAEEARDDDDVITGTFLVNNCYASVLFDTGADRSYVSTEFCALFDENPQNLDTKCLVEMANRKFIKVDRMYKECNLTLANKNFKVDLLPVELGRFDVVLGMDWLSPMKVGIQCFDKTINIPLETGEILVIQGDKSGSKLNLISCIKT